Part of the Virgibacillus necropolis genome, CAAGTAAGTATGACCATTCAATGAAGCATTTCCTTCATCAAATACCCCTTCTGTATATTCAGCACGAACATCTTTAGGGAATAAATCATCTAGCTCATGGACCAAATCAAGGTCAACCAATTCGTTGATAGTGAATGCATCTGTGCTAAAAATGTCTGGTAAACTTTTATCTGAAATTGCTGCCTGATATTCTGCTTCACTCGATTCCACATTCAAATTGTTAAGTTCTATTTTTATGTCAGGATGTTCCTTTTCAAATGCTTCTATCAGCTTTGGAAAATAGCTTCTTCCAGCAGCAACGTTATTCCACAACTCCAATACTGTTTTGCCTGAGTCATCTGCACTATTAGAAGCTTCACTTTGACAACCCATAAGGGTGAAGAAAATCATTAGGGAAAAACAAACAATTAAAATGAACTTTTTCATCACTATTGCCCCTTTTATATTGTATTTTAAAAGCTTGTTACCTTTGTTTTACCTGTCTTTTTCAAATAGACTCTCCAGGATATCGCCCACTTTTCCGGATTGTCCAAGTAATCCCTTTCATCCATCTTATGAATAACACTGTTGTACGGAGCGTTTTTAACTTTTTCTGGTTCTTCGTAGGCTTCTTTCGATATTTGTGTTAATGCTGCAACATATTCATCAAGATCTTCTTTTGAATAGGATTCTGTTGGTTCAAGCGTAAATGGTTGCGGTACAATGTAAGGATGATGGCTGGTCCAATAATGGAGACCAAAGTCTGGCATCCTTCGTTGTACATCTTCTGTCGTAACACCAGTATCCTCAGTCATTTTCTCCCAGCTGTAGCGAACCTGTTCAAATCTATTACCAATCACATAAGGAGCTGAGGCCCCCTTGATTTTTAGGATTTTATGATAGAGATAATTACTATTTAAAACAGCGGTTTGAGCTACTTGTTTCAACCCTTCTGGTCCTAAACTACGTATCCATGAATAGGCTCTTATCATTGTCTGCGGTACACCATGGAATGACCTAACTTTACCGACACTATTTTTCATGTCATCTTCTAAGAAGTATGTATCCCCGTTGTAAGCAACGATCGGTGCTGGCAAAAATTCCTTTAGCTCTTCCACAACGCCCAAAGCTCCAGTTGCTGGTCCTCCACACATATGCGGGGCAGCAAAGGTCTTATGCAGATTAAAGAAACACATATCAAAACCGGCTTCTTTTGCTCTTGTTATACCCAATAAGCCGTTTGCGTTCGCCTGGTCGTAGTAACAGATTCCACCGGCCTCATGAACAACATCTGTAAATTCTTTTATCTGTGGGTTAAAAATCCCCGTATCTTCCGGGTTGGCAACAACAAAACCTGCCGTCCGCTCGGATACCACATTTTTCAGGTCTTCTAATTTAGGAAAACCATCCTCATCAGGTTGAAGTGTTATAATTTTGTAACCTTTAACAATCGCAGTTGCTGTCTGACCGGGATGTGAGAACATTGTTGTTATAATTTCATCCCTTTGTTCCGCCTCACCATTTGAATCATGTATTGCCCGAACAATGGAAGCCATTGTAAATAATGCTTGCGTTCCACCACTTGGTTGAAAAGAGAAATAATCCATCCCTGAAATTTCCCTCATTGCCAAATCTAATTGATAAATTAGACCCAATACTCCCTGAACTGTACTTTCATCCTGAAGTGGATGCAGTTCAGTCAATTTAGGGTTGCGAATTAGAAATTCATTGATTTTTGGAATGTACTTCATCGTACACGTTCCTTGTCCAATTTCTATATTTATATCCGAACCCAGTGTTTGTTGTGATAGACGTAGATAATGTCGCAACACTCTTGCTTGCGAAACTTCCGGTAGGTTTGGCGATTTCTTCCTTGCCATTTTTGAAGGAATCTTTGATACTCCATCCCCAACTTTCGATACAATCCCCTCCTCTGCCTCTGGAATCATCACACCTCTTTCCCCTGATTGATGTAGTTCGAATATAATCGGTTCATCCCATTTTGCTTGATGAAAATTTCGTACTTTGTAGTCCCTATTAATCGGTTTCATATACTCCCCACCCCTTATTATGTTATTTGTCAATTATTCAACGACATCCTGTATTGCTTTCACTAATTTGTCAATATCATTTTTTGAATGAACTTCCGTAACACAATACAATGCACTTTGGCCGAGCTCAGGAAATGATTCAGATAAATCCATTCCTGCGAAAATCCCCTCTTTAAGAAGATGTTGATGAATTTCTTCTACTGATTTTCCAGTTCCGTTAAAATCAATCACAAATTCCTTGAAGTTTAACGAGTTAAAACGTGAAGATGTAACCCCTTTCAATTTTGACAATTGCTCTTGCGCATATTGAGAGTTTTGCAAGATTGTCTGACCCAATTCATACATCCCATTTGGACCCAAGAGAGACAAATATACCCCAGCAGTAATTCCCCATAAAGCCGTCTGAGTACCTACCGATTCTTTGCCGTTTAACCTGTCATAAAGTGATGTTCTTTCAAAAGTAATATCACCAAAACCATATTCTCCCTCTACTTCTGTTGGAACAATCCCGAACAACCGTGAAGGATATTCTTGAACGTACTTTTCTTCATCCCGTGTTGCTATAAATCCTGCCTGTCCTCCTCCGTAGTTCATATGCATACCCAGGGGCTGTAAATCACCGCAAACAATATCTGCCCCGTATTGACTTGGCGTCTCTATTACCCCTAATGAACTCGGATCAACACCGACAATACTTAGAGCACCTAATTCGTGGCAAAGTTTTGAAATCTCATCACCTTTTTCTTCAATAAAACCAAGAAATGAAGGATTTTCAAAGTAGACTGCCGCTGTATTTGTGGAGACTTTTCCCTTTAAATCCTTCATATCTAGTTGTCCTGATGATGATTCATAATCCACTACTTCACATACTATATCTGGGGAACAATAATTTTTTATAATTCGTAATTTATCAGGATCAATTGTTCTAGGTAATAGAACTTCATTACGCCCGGTAATACGACAAGCCATTCGTAATGAGGTTGAAGCTGCTTGGGCCCAATCAAATGTTGGTACATTTACCACTTCCATATCAACCAATTCTGCAACTAAACTTTGGTATTCAAAAAGCGCCTGAATCCTTCCATGATCCTCATACGGTTCTCCTGCATATGCGGTTAAAAATTCGGATCTTTGATTGACTTCATCGCATACAGCGGGTACGAAATGTTGCCAACATCCAGCCCCCATAAAATTGGTGTTTTCATCGCAGTTCTTATTTAAATTAAGTGATGATTCAATTTCCTTTCGCAGTTTAAATTCTGTTAATGATGAAGGGATATTCATTTTATCTTTAAGAATTAAACTTTCGGGAATCCCTTCATAAAGTTCATCAATATTTTCTAATCCTATCTCTTCAAGCATTTCCTTTTGTACCTCTGGAACTGTATTTGGGATATAAGGATGCGACACATTTTCTTCTCTTGCCATGACAATACTCCTCCTTTAATTATTATGCTAGGCCTCCACCATCAACGGGTAAAACAGTTCCCGTAATCCAGGAAGATAGACCACTCGATAAAAATAAAACGGCATTTGCAATATCATTAGGGGTTCCTAACCTCTCCAATGGCCGACCTTTAGCTGATGAAGTTAAAAACGACTTTTCGTCCAGATTCAGTTGTCGTGCTTCATCTTTTAATAGTGCCGTTTCGGTATCTCCTGGACAAACACAGTTAACCCTAATATTTTGTACCCCATGGTCGATTGCCATTGCACGAGTCAAGTTGACAACTCCAGCTTTAGCCGCGCAATAAGCAGCTGCATTATCTCCGCCCTTCAAGCCCCATCCTGAACCTGTGTTAATGATACTTCCGCCACCGCCTTTTTCCATAACGGGTATGACATATTTTGATAACAGGTAAACCCCTTTTAAGGATACGTTAACTACTTGATCCCAATCCTCTTCCTCAAGCTCGACCACATTCCGTCTACGAATAACTCCGGCATTATTAAAGAGAACATCAATTCGGCCAAATTCCGATTCAATTTCGGATGTTACCCTTTTACAGTCTTCTGAGGAAGTAACATTACATTTTTTAAAGCTTGCCTTCCCACCTTTCTCAACGATATTGGCGGCCATTTTTTTCCCTAATTCATTGATATCCAACATCAAAACGTGTGATCCAAATTCGGCCAACCGTTCTGCAGTAGCCAAACCAATACCTGATGACGCCCCTGTAATAACGGATACTTTATCTTTTAAATCGAAAACCTCTTGATTATTTGTCATTTTTTATCTCCCTTCCTATGTTTACTATCAGTGTTACGCAATTAGTTAATTAACTTAATTAATGTATTAGCTAATACTTTAATGTAATCTGAAAACAATGTCAACACAAAATTTGAAATTGTTTTAATTTTAATTTTAATTTATTGTAATATCCTTATTTAATTAAGATTAGAAACCGTTCCAACTCACCAGCTTGCAAAAAATGTTTTCTTAAAATTTACAATTTACCTTTAAATAAGATATGCTATATTTAGTTAAATTAATTAATTTGTTACTTAGAGGTGGATAAAATTGTTAAAACATGTTGTTACTGGAAGTTTTCAATTAATGAAATCACTAAATCGTTCCGCAATCTTGAATAAAGTTCGGGAAGATGGACCGATTTCAAGAGCAAAAATCGCCAAACAAACGAAACTCACTCCTCCTACTGTGAGCAAAATTGTCAAGGAATTATTACAATCTGAAATAATTATTGAAAAAAACCAAGGGGAATCTCTCCGGGGGCGAAAACCAACTATGTTGGTAATTAATGCTAGCAACTTCCACATAATTGGCCTTGACATTGGTCCAAAAAAGCTTCATGTAGTGCTAGCAGATTTGGATGCGAACCTCGTTGAAAAGTACCAAACAATAATCCCTCAAAAAATTACTAATGATGGATTGCTCACACTAATGAAGGAAAGCATTAATCATGTTATTTCCAAGAGGCATATTGATAAAAAAAAGCTAATTGGGATTGGTGTCGGAATGCATGGAGTGGTAGATGTCGAAAAAGGTGTCTCGCTATTTGCTCCTATACTGCAACTAAGAAATATTCCAATCAAAAAATTCCTTGAAAAAGAATTTGAACTGATTGTAAAGGTTGAAAACGATGCCCGTGCGATGGCTCTCGGGGAAGCTTGGTTTGGGTATGGAAGTGGAGTAAATTCGATTATTGCTATTAACGTAGGTCGTGGCGTAAATGCTGGAATCATTATTAATGGAGAATTGTATCATGGTGAACATTTTATTGGTGGTGAAATTGGACATATGACGATAGATATTGATGGGCCAAGGTGTAGTTGCGGTAATTACGGATGCTTACAGAGCTTTGCAACAGGGCCAGCTATTGCTACTAGGGCTAAGCATGAAATCGCAACAGGGAGGGTTAGTATCCTTAGCCAGTGGGTGGATAATGATCTTGAACTTATAGACGGAAAAATGATTCATGAGGCCGCTAAAAAAGGAGATTCACTAAGTATTGAGATTTTATCGCAAGCAGGAAGGTATTTAGGAATCGGATTAACCAATTTAATCCATACTTTAAACCCAAGTAGAATAATCATCGGGGGAGGTGTTTCCAAGGCAGAAGATTTTATAATGGACAGTGTGAAACAAACCATTCACGAACGTGTATTAGAGCAATCTGCAAAACAAACGGAAATTTTACTATCAAAATTGGGTGACTATGTAACCGCAATCGGTGCTGTTTCTCTCCTCCTTGTAGAGGTTTTTCCACCAGACCAACAAAGCAGAACATCCATAGTTCTATAGACCTTTATTTTTATCCCAATCTTGATTGATGATTTGAAAATAAGCACCGGGCAGAAGGTGGCCTTTAGGAAGAGGAGGATGTGCATAGTACGCCCCTGATATCGTTCCCTGCCACACCGTAAGGACTGGGCGCCCATAGTAGGATTGTACTTTAAAATCTCTATTTTGTGTGCATGAATCAGACGGCCTGAACCAGACTGGGTTACCCGCCTGATCCATAATCAGTGAGCCTGCCTGCCCAATCATAGGTGTCTCGTACAACTCATATGGCGCAACGAATATGAGACCGGGAGCTGTTCCAGGTTTATTCACATTTACGGTAGTCTTCATGGGATGCAGGTCAGTTACGTCTGGAATGAATTCATAAAAATAATCCAAAACTCATCTCCTCATAAAAAACTGTGACCCATTTATTAATCATCCTACTTAATTTACATGAAAGGGTTACATATTTAACTTATGGAAAGGAAATTGATTTGGTTATAAAGATTATCTGGAAAGATGAAAATCAAACAAGTTACTCACGTCTTACATTATTGAGTTGCCTTGATTTTATTTCAAAGCCATAATCAGGTTTTTTATGGAATATAACCACGAAATAAGGAATGACGCTCGCCTTTTAAGCTTTGTATTCACTCACTTTCAGTTCCACGCCCTTTTCTTTCAAAAAACTATCAATTTGTTGCCTATGATGATTGTCATGCCAGATAAACGCAGCTATATAGCTAAAAACAGAATGCGGGTAGCCTGAATACTCATCCACTTCTTCACCATTCAGTGAAAATGCAGCAAAAAGTTCTTCTTCATTCTTTTTCTTTAAATCTGATACAAGCTGCGTTCTTTCTTCCAGTTGTTTACGAAGCAGGTGTTGATGTGAGACACCTGACAATGCATAACTTGCTGCTTGGTTATTAAGCGTCTCGATATCAATACTTTCGATGGCAGCATTTGCTTTCATTTGCGGTAACATTTCTTCACGTATGTAGTTGTCCCAAAATGATATATGACTGACAATCTCAGCAATAGACCATTTCCCTTCAGCAATCGGCTCAAAGAATAGAGTTACTTCCACTTTTTCTATCGAATTCACAAAGAGATTAAACTTTTCAAAGTCGTTAATTAGATCTTCTGTCGTGTACATTATTATTCCCCCATCCGTCTATTATCGTTTATCTGTATGCGCATATAGTGTATTATAACAGATTTGGACTTTTAAGAATATTTTTATATATAACACCACAAACCCACGTATCATACTGGATACGTGGGTTTTTTATAATCATCTAACTTTCCTTAACCTTCAACGCTCTACCAATATACTGATAAATTTCTGCATCCATTCCATATTGTAAATCATTCCCTGGATTCTCCATATGGAATTTCTCTGCTGCTTTCTGGAGGTTTGGTTCATTCGCTGTGAAGGCGTTTGCTAGTTCACTCCATTGTCGGGCCAAATCCTGAACGTTACTATCCGTTGTAGGAGTTCCTTTTTGCATGTGGATACGTAGCTTTTCCAAAATTGCATTAAAATCCTGTTCCCGTTTTTTTAAAGTTTCAGCATCTATTTTTCCATACTCGTTTTTCATTTTATCTAACTGCTCTTTCGTAAAATAATTTTCCTGATTCATCTTCATCACCCCTAATAAGTTAGTTAAATCTTCACCAGACAAGGACCCTTTGTTTTGACATAGACTCCATACACTTTCTAACTCTTTCAACAGAATTTGCTGCTTAGAAATGTCTTCTTTCATACGAGTTATTTGAATTTCCAATACTTCCGGAAGACTGTAACTAGCGCTCCCGTTCAGAACAGCATGTATATCCTCCAACGATAACCCAAGTTGTTTTAATGAGAGAATTTGCTGCAGCTTCGAGAGATCTGGCTTGTTATAAAGTCGATGTCCCGATTCAGAATGATCTGATGGAGAAAATAATTTAATTTGATCATAATACCGTAACGTTCGAATCGTTAAACCTGTTAGTTCAGCCAGCTCTCCTACCTTCCAGTACTTATCCATATCATCCCTCCTTTCATAGTATCGATTTAATCTCATCAGGCTGAAACAAGTACGTTCTCCCACATATATGACAGCATGTATCCATCGACCTATCATCATCAACGGCCTCCATTAAATCTTCCCTATCTAATGAAAGCAGTAGCCCATAGAACATTTCCTTGGAACAACCGCATGAGAATTGAACCTGACTTTGACCTATGATTTCAATATCGCTGAAATAGTTCCGTAATTCATTTTGGGTTTCTTGAATGTCCATGTTTGTTTGCTTCTGAAAAAAACTTGAGTTTGTATCAAGTATCTCCCTAATATCATGCAGTAAATGGACTGGTGCACCTGGTAGCAATTGAGCATACATGGCATAGCTACCCAAGACAGTGTTTTCATTATTTAATGCCAGATTTGTTTCAATAAATGTTTCCACTTGCTCACTTTGCTTAAAATAATGGGATAAATCATCATCAATGGTCTGGTAAGGCATATCTGTAATTCCCGTGAATTGATTCATATTCGAACCCTTAATCATACGGATAGAAGCATTTTTGCCAATAAGGTCCTGTACGGAAGCACTCTTTTCATCTATACCGTGCATAAGACTTTCATTTGCATAGCCCCGTACATTTCCATGTGCATCTATATCGGCAAAAATTTTATACGCCGGATTACTCATCGAAACCGTAACACTGATTCTCTGCTCTCCTTTTATTGTTGCAGTCAGCAGACTAACACCGGATATCAGCTTACCGAGTGCAACATTCAGCACCCGATGATTACCCTGATTTAAATGGATAATCTCATTCATCATCGCTGTATTGTCCAACAAAAACAAACGCACTTGTTTATCATAAACCAACGTTTTTATGATTGTATCTTTCATGTGAAGCATCCTTCCCATACGTAATGTAACTCCATTGATTACACTATAAATCATTACCTTACGTAAGGTGCAAGTAAAATATAAAATTTATTTACTGCGGACACGGGGTCTGACCCCTTTGTCGTCCATCTGAGCAAATACCTTGAACCTGAAATAAATGAATTCTATTATGGATGTTAATGCAGAGTCAGCGAAAGGATGATTATAAATGAACAAAGATAAATTATTTTCAACTTTAGAAATAAAAAATAAAACACTTAAGAACCGTTATGTAGTTGCTCCCATGACCCGGATTAGTGCAGAAAAAGATGGACGGGCCAATGAGACAATGAAACGTTATTATGAGCGCTTTGCGAAGGGTGGTTTCAGTGCTGTCATCACAGAAGGAATTTACCCGGACGAAAGCTACAGTCCAGGCTATTATAATCAACCTGGCCTTGCGAATGATGATCATGTTGAGGCTTGGAAACCTATCGTTGAAACCGTTCAAAACCACGGTTCTCTGATAATCGCACAACTCATGCATGCAGGAGGTCAAAGCCAAGGGAATGCACATACAGATGAAACAATTGCACCTTCCGCAATCGCTCCAAAAGGCGAACAACTCGGCTTCTACGGTGGTTCTGGTCCATTCCAAACACCTAAAGCAATGACAAAGGATGATATTAACCAGGCAAAAGATGCTTTCGTCCAAAGTGCCATCCGTGCAAAAGATGCTGGATTTGATGGCATCGAACTACATGGTGCTAATGGGTATTTATTAGATCAATTCTTAACGGATTATTTAAATCACCGGGAAGACCAATATGGCGGTTCACTTGAAAACCGTATCCGGCTAATGCTTGAGGTGATAAACGAAGTACGAGCAGCAGTAGGTCCAGATTATATGATTGGAATTCGTATTTCTCAAATCAAGGTTTCCGATTCAGAACATAAATGGACAGATGGTGAAAAAGATGCAGAATCCATCTTCACGGCACTTGGTAAGACTTCGCTGGACTACATTCACGTAACAGATGGTGATGCAACAGCACCCGCATTTGGTGAAGGAACTCGAACGCTTGCGCAGGCAGCTAAAGATTTTGGAAAGCTACCTGTTATTGCAAATGGTAAACTTGGAGAACCAGTAAAAGCGGAGAAATTATTAGCGGATGGTCATGCAGATTTGATTTCACTAGGCACAAGCGCACTCGCAAATCCAGATCTGCCTAATAAAGTTGCTGAAGAAAAAGAGTTAACGAAATTTGACTTTGCAAACACGCTACTCCCTCAAGCTGAAATTAAAGATCATGAGGTTGAGATGGAATTAGTAGAGTAATTATTAAAGCCGTTCCTGGTTTGGGAGCGGCTTTTTTTGTGGTTAAATTAAAAGTGATGCAATTTCAGATTTCAGATTTGCACTCATCAAACATAATTTTATTTCGGAAGATTTAGTTGCCATGAAACACCGAACCGATCATTTACCCAACCAAACTTCTTACTAAAACCATAGTCATCTAACGGCATGAGGGCTTCTCCATCCATCAGGAGTTTCTCATAAAGATTGTTGAGCTCTTCTTCAGAATCACAAGTGACATAGATCGAGAACGAAGGTGTAAAAGAAAAATCATGCTTCACATGACTGTCAATGCACATATATTCTTGTCCTTTTAAAGAAAAGATCGCATGAAACACCTTTCCTTCCTCTCCAGCTTCATTCGCTCCATAACGCGTGATGCTCTTGATTTCGGAATCCTCAATGCTCGATGTATAATAATTCATTGCTTCTTCTGCGTTGCCATCTTGGAACATTAAAAATGGTGTAACCTTTTCCATTATAAATCGACTCCTTTCCTATGTTTTCTTAAGTTTATCACATACGACTGCTAAGAGCTTCTTTCCTATTGTTCAAAAATGGAATGGGAGCTGAACCTTCTTACGAGAGTGTGTCCATTATCTTAATATCCAACTATCTATTTAAATTGCGTAGTTTTATTGATTATTTTGCTATAGATAGTTGTAACCTTCTTTATTGTTTCACGCTTTAGGAAATAACTAATACGGAGTAAAATGCAGGAAATTAAAGACTCCTCTTTTAAAAGGGCAGCATTTTCGAACTGTACGTTCTATATGTACAAAAATAACTGAATATACTGTTTGGGTTATGCAAAGAATAGGGATATAGTTTAAAAGTCGTTGTTTTTTAAAAAGGAAATAATAGCAATAAGTATAAAAGGAGTGCTTTACATATGTTTAGCTTCAAATGGAAAAGATTAGGGATAATTGCTGGTTTATCTTTATCTCTTGTAGCTGCTGGTTGTGGACAAGAAGATACTGCGAATGACGGTGGAGATAAGGCAACCACAAATGTTAGTGAGGAATTGGAATATACAATTACTGGTATTGAGCCTGGTGCTGGGCAAACAGAGACAACGAATAAGACTATATCTGAATATGAAAGTCTCGCTGGTTGGGAACAAAAAACGTCTTCATCAGGGGCAATGTTAACACAGTTAGGTGATGCTATTAACAACGAAGAACCGATTATTGTTGCTGCATGGTCGCCCCACTATATGTTTGCTAAATGGGATCTAAAGTATTTAGAAGATCCTAAAGGTATCTTTGGTGAAGAGGAATACATTACAACAATCGCTAGAAAAGGCTTAAAAGATGACATGCCTAAGGCTTATACGATTCTTGATCGCTTCCACTGGGAACTATCAGAAATGGAATCTGCCTTGCTTAAAGCCCAAGAAATGAATTTTGATTTTGAAGCAGTAGCCCAAGAGTGGGTGGATGAGAACCAGAAAACAATTGCAGAATGGACAGAAGGTGTAGATTCTGCAGATGGTACCTCTTTAAAATTAGTTACAACTCCTTGGGACACAGAACAATTTTCAGCGAATGTAGCTAAAATTGTATTGGAACAACAAGGATTCGATGTTGAGCTTACATCAGTTGATCCGGCTATTATGTTTGAATCAATTGCTTCGGGTGAGGCTGATGCTTCACTTTCTCCATGGATGCCTGCAACACATGGTGCTTTCTATGAGGAGTATGAAGGTCAATTTGAAGATCTAGGAGCAAACGTAACAGGTGCCCGGATTGGGTTAGCTGTACCATCCTATATGGACATCGATTCGATTGAAGATCTTAAACCTGCAGAGTAAGTAACCTTAATAGTTATACGAAACGGTATGCTCCCCATTAGCTTGATGGGGAGTATTTATTATGTATAAAAGAGCTTACTCCATAGCTCAAGAATTAATCAAGAAGATGAACTTCATCATCCACATGAATATCACCTGTTTTTATCACAGAAGCATAAACGCCAAAATTATTTTTTCTTTCTTTTATAACCGTTTTATGCAAACTTGAATCTCGTTCAGCATTATCAGGATTAACGGTAATAATCATACATCTTTTACAATGTCCTACTAATTGAATTTCTACTTCGCTTCCTATTTTTATCCGTCTGCCAATCCATTCTTCTTCAATAAACGATACTTTGTCTTTTAATGAAATAAATAAATTAGGACGAAAACGCCGAAAATCAACCTCATCTTTCCCCCACATTTCTTCCAAATTATCTATTGAAGCATCTGTTACAAGCTGAATGTGTTCTACTGCAATTGGTCCAATCGGCACGTGTGAAGGCGTATATTCAATAGTAGAAATTGCTCGGTTCGATTTGTTTTCCATTTCTTTAATTAATTCCGCGTCTTCCCAATCAAAAACCTTCCCCTCAGGTGTCATGACTTCCACTTTCGGATATGCCTCCATCGATTCTTCTCC contains:
- the gcvPB gene encoding aminomethyl-transferring glycine dehydrogenase subunit GcvPB → MKPINRDYKVRNFHQAKWDEPIIFELHQSGERGVMIPEAEEGIVSKVGDGVSKIPSKMARKKSPNLPEVSQARVLRHYLRLSQQTLGSDINIEIGQGTCTMKYIPKINEFLIRNPKLTELHPLQDESTVQGVLGLIYQLDLAMREISGMDYFSFQPSGGTQALFTMASIVRAIHDSNGEAEQRDEIITTMFSHPGQTATAIVKGYKIITLQPDEDGFPKLEDLKNVVSERTAGFVVANPEDTGIFNPQIKEFTDVVHEAGGICYYDQANANGLLGITRAKEAGFDMCFFNLHKTFAAPHMCGGPATGALGVVEELKEFLPAPIVAYNGDTYFLEDDMKNSVGKVRSFHGVPQTMIRAYSWIRSLGPEGLKQVAQTAVLNSNYLYHKILKIKGASAPYVIGNRFEQVRYSWEKMTEDTGVTTEDVQRRMPDFGLHYWTSHHPYIVPQPFTLEPTESYSKEDLDEYVAALTQISKEAYEEPEKVKNAPYNSVIHKMDERDYLDNPEKWAISWRVYLKKTGKTKVTSF
- the gcvPA gene encoding aminomethyl-transferring glycine dehydrogenase subunit GcvPA is translated as MAREENVSHPYIPNTVPEVQKEMLEEIGLENIDELYEGIPESLILKDKMNIPSSLTEFKLRKEIESSLNLNKNCDENTNFMGAGCWQHFVPAVCDEVNQRSEFLTAYAGEPYEDHGRIQALFEYQSLVAELVDMEVVNVPTFDWAQAASTSLRMACRITGRNEVLLPRTIDPDKLRIIKNYCSPDIVCEVVDYESSSGQLDMKDLKGKVSTNTAAVYFENPSFLGFIEEKGDEISKLCHELGALSIVGVDPSSLGVIETPSQYGADIVCGDLQPLGMHMNYGGGQAGFIATRDEEKYVQEYPSRLFGIVPTEVEGEYGFGDITFERTSLYDRLNGKESVGTQTALWGITAGVYLSLLGPNGMYELGQTILQNSQYAQEQLSKLKGVTSSRFNSLNFKEFVIDFNGTGKSVEEIHQHLLKEGIFAGMDLSESFPELGQSALYCVTEVHSKNDIDKLVKAIQDVVE
- a CDS encoding SDR family NAD(P)-dependent oxidoreductase, whose amino-acid sequence is MTNNQEVFDLKDKVSVITGASSGIGLATAERLAEFGSHVLMLDINELGKKMAANIVEKGGKASFKKCNVTSSEDCKRVTSEIESEFGRIDVLFNNAGVIRRRNVVELEEEDWDQVVNVSLKGVYLLSKYVIPVMEKGGGGSIINTGSGWGLKGGDNAAAYCAAKAGVVNLTRAMAIDHGVQNIRVNCVCPGDTETALLKDEARQLNLDEKSFLTSSAKGRPLERLGTPNDIANAVLFLSSGLSSWITGTVLPVDGGGLA
- a CDS encoding ROK family transcriptional regulator, whose protein sequence is MKSLNRSAILNKVREDGPISRAKIAKQTKLTPPTVSKIVKELLQSEIIIEKNQGESLRGRKPTMLVINASNFHIIGLDIGPKKLHVVLADLDANLVEKYQTIIPQKITNDGLLTLMKESINHVISKRHIDKKKLIGIGVGMHGVVDVEKGVSLFAPILQLRNIPIKKFLEKEFELIVKVENDARAMALGEAWFGYGSGVNSIIAINVGRGVNAGIIINGELYHGEHFIGGEIGHMTIDIDGPRCSCGNYGCLQSFATGPAIATRAKHEIATGRVSILSQWVDNDLELIDGKMIHEAAKKGDSLSIEILSQAGRYLGIGLTNLIHTLNPSRIIIGGGVSKAEDFIMDSVKQTIHERVLEQSAKQTEILLSKLGDYVTAIGAVSLLLVEVFPPDQQSRTSIVL
- a CDS encoding DinB family protein, producing the protein MYTTEDLINDFEKFNLFVNSIEKVEVTLFFEPIAEGKWSIAEIVSHISFWDNYIREEMLPQMKANAAIESIDIETLNNQAASYALSGVSHQHLLRKQLEERTQLVSDLKKKNEEELFAAFSLNGEEVDEYSGYPHSVFSYIAAFIWHDNHHRQQIDSFLKEKGVELKVSEYKA
- a CDS encoding MerR family transcriptional regulator, translated to MDKYWKVGELAELTGLTIRTLRYYDQIKLFSPSDHSESGHRLYNKPDLSKLQQILSLKQLGLSLEDIHAVLNGSASYSLPEVLEIQITRMKEDISKQQILLKELESVWSLCQNKGSLSGEDLTNLLGVMKMNQENYFTKEQLDKMKNEYGKIDAETLKKREQDFNAILEKLRIHMQKGTPTTDSNVQDLARQWSELANAFTANEPNLQKAAEKFHMENPGNDLQYGMDAEIYQYIGRALKVKES
- a CDS encoding Hsp33 family molecular chaperone HslO produces the protein MKDTIIKTLVYDKQVRLFLLDNTAMMNEIIHLNQGNHRVLNVALGKLISGVSLLTATIKGEQRISVTVSMSNPAYKIFADIDAHGNVRGYANESLMHGIDEKSASVQDLIGKNASIRMIKGSNMNQFTGITDMPYQTIDDDLSHYFKQSEQVETFIETNLALNNENTVLGSYAMYAQLLPGAPVHLLHDIREILDTNSSFFQKQTNMDIQETQNELRNYFSDIEIIGQSQVQFSCGCSKEMFYGLLLSLDREDLMEAVDDDRSMDTCCHICGRTYLFQPDEIKSIL
- a CDS encoding oxidoreductase, yielding MNKDKLFSTLEIKNKTLKNRYVVAPMTRISAEKDGRANETMKRYYERFAKGGFSAVITEGIYPDESYSPGYYNQPGLANDDHVEAWKPIVETVQNHGSLIIAQLMHAGGQSQGNAHTDETIAPSAIAPKGEQLGFYGGSGPFQTPKAMTKDDINQAKDAFVQSAIRAKDAGFDGIELHGANGYLLDQFLTDYLNHREDQYGGSLENRIRLMLEVINEVRAAVGPDYMIGIRISQIKVSDSEHKWTDGEKDAESIFTALGKTSLDYIHVTDGDATAPAFGEGTRTLAQAAKDFGKLPVIANGKLGEPVKAEKLLADGHADLISLGTSALANPDLPNKVAEEKELTKFDFANTLLPQAEIKDHEVEMELVE
- a CDS encoding VOC family protein, with the translated sequence MEKVTPFLMFQDGNAEEAMNYYTSSIEDSEIKSITRYGANEAGEEGKVFHAIFSLKGQEYMCIDSHVKHDFSFTPSFSIYVTCDSEEELNNLYEKLLMDGEALMPLDDYGFSKKFGWVNDRFGVSWQLNLPK